Proteins from a single region of Candidatus Bathyarchaeia archaeon:
- the cofE gene encoding coenzyme F420-0:L-glutamate ligase has product MRLYAVKTRVIHVGDNLVDLVLKALTEQNLLLEDNDVLVFASKIVAYAQGRIVKLDDVKPSKRAVELAERFSIRSELAELILREANAVYGGVEKAVLTLKNHVLTVNAGIDNKNAPLGCVVLWPENVKETAKQLREEILHKTGKKVAVLIVDSGLMPLRKGTMGLALAVAGFKPVEDYRGQSDLYGREIVITQHAIAEDLASAAHLLMGESSEKTPIVLVKGAPLKFDDGVYGPEDLALPSSQCVFMNAFSAQPSNALMRPAFSRAL; this is encoded by the coding sequence TTGAGGTTGTATGCTGTAAAGACAAGGGTTATCCATGTTGGCGACAATCTTGTTGATCTGGTTTTGAAGGCTTTAACTGAACAAAATCTTTTATTGGAGGATAATGACGTTTTGGTTTTTGCCTCCAAGATTGTGGCGTATGCGCAAGGACGAATTGTTAAATTGGATGATGTGAAGCCGTCCAAAAGGGCGGTGGAGCTTGCCGAACGATTTTCCATTAGAAGCGAGCTTGCCGAGTTGATACTGCGTGAAGCAAACGCGGTTTATGGTGGTGTTGAAAAAGCTGTTTTAACGCTCAAGAATCACGTGTTAACGGTTAATGCTGGGATAGACAATAAAAACGCACCTTTAGGCTGCGTTGTTTTGTGGCCTGAAAACGTCAAGGAGACAGCGAAACAATTGAGGGAGGAGATCCTTCACAAAACTGGAAAGAAGGTTGCAGTTCTAATAGTTGATAGTGGCTTGATGCCGCTGAGAAAGGGAACAATGGGTCTTGCTTTGGCTGTTGCAGGCTTTAAACCGGTTGAAGACTATCGGGGGCAGAGCGACCTCTATGGAAGGGAAATAGTGATCACGCAACACGCTATTGCGGAGGATTTGGCCTCTGCAGCCCATCTGCTTATGGGCGAATCATCTGAGAAGACTCCAATAGTGCTTGTTAAGGGGGCTCCGCTCAAGTTTGATGATGGTGTCTACGGCCCTGAAGACTTGGCTCTGCCCAGCAGTCAATGCGTTTTCATGAACGCTTTTTCAGCACAACCATCAAACGCTTTGATGAGGCCAGCGTTTTCTAGGGCTTTGTGA
- a CDS encoding TRAM domain-containing protein encodes MEERRRFGGRRDFGRGGPKRFPPKPVELGKEYEVDVTETSRRGEGIARIQGLVTFIPNTKPGDHVKIRITRISRRFAEAEVVEAPAEE; translated from the coding sequence ATGGAAGAGAGAAGAAGATTCGGCGGAAGAAGAGACTTCGGAAGAGGAGGACCAAAACGCTTCCCACCGAAACCAGTTGAGCTAGGCAAAGAATACGAAGTAGACGTCACAGAAACAAGCCGAAGAGGTGAGGGAATAGCCCGCATCCAGGGACTAGTAACCTTCATACCAAACACGAAGCCAGGCGACCACGTCAAAATAAGGATAACAAGAATAAGCCGAAGATTCGCCGAAGCCGAAGTCGTGGAGGCTCCAGCAGAAGAGTAG
- a CDS encoding OB-fold nucleic acid binding domain-containing protein, with translation MKIKELRNGMRRVNIEAKVVNKTAPREVISRFKDTTHKVATAIIADETGTVKLTLWNEQINQVNINDTVKVENGYVTSFKGEIQLNVGKYGKLTVK, from the coding sequence TTGAAGATTAAAGAACTGCGAAACGGCATGAGACGCGTAAACATTGAAGCCAAAGTTGTGAACAAAACCGCCCCACGGGAGGTTATTTCAAGGTTCAAGGACACCACCCACAAAGTGGCAACAGCCATCATAGCAGACGAAACAGGCACAGTGAAACTGACGCTTTGGAACGAGCAAATAAACCAAGTGAACATCAACGATACAGTCAAGGTGGAAAACGGCTACGTAACAAGCTTCAAAGGCGAAATCCAGCTAAACGTTGGAAAATACGGAAAACTCACCGTCAAATAG
- a CDS encoding TRAM domain-containing protein has protein sequence MPRRLPEKTKYVERKPRRFGSSRRFLPDKPLFQTAPVKENQELEVVIDDIGSRGDGIARIQGYMIFVPNSRIGERVKVRILSVGGKFAIAERIP, from the coding sequence ATGCCAAGAAGGCTCCCAGAAAAAACGAAATACGTTGAAAGAAAACCGAGAAGGTTTGGAAGCAGTAGACGCTTTCTCCCCGACAAACCACTCTTCCAAACAGCACCAGTAAAGGAGAATCAAGAGCTAGAAGTTGTCATAGACGACATTGGAAGCAGAGGCGATGGCATAGCCCGCATTCAAGGCTACATGATTTTTGTTCCAAACAGCAGAATAGGCGAACGTGTCAAAGTGCGGATTTTATCCGTCGGCGGAAAATTCGCCATCGCGGAAAGAATACCCTAA
- a CDS encoding ABC transporter ATP-binding protein has product MALKRVNFNIYSGQLIAIMGPSGSGKTTLLNMIGLLDRPSKGKIYFDGVDVSRLDDKALANLRNTKLGFVFQTFNLINRLTVFENIELPLIPRGIPRGERAKMVLEALTKVGGEEGWLRKKPNQLSGGQQQRVAIARAIVGNPVVLLADEPTGNLDRASAKLVVETFLNLNKAGHTVVVVTHDPEVANCMDKIYVIRDGEIIGEFPAKKSESLISKG; this is encoded by the coding sequence ATGGCTCTTAAAAGGGTGAATTTTAATATCTACAGCGGGCAACTTATTGCCATAATGGGGCCTTCTGGGTCTGGAAAAACAACCCTCCTGAACATGATAGGACTTTTGGATAGACCATCAAAAGGCAAAATTTACTTTGACGGGGTTGATGTTTCAAGGCTTGACGATAAAGCCTTGGCGAATCTGCGCAATACCAAGCTTGGCTTTGTCTTTCAAACATTCAACCTTATCAACAGGCTGACGGTATTCGAAAATATTGAGCTACCTCTAATACCGAGGGGTATACCCCGCGGCGAAAGGGCAAAAATGGTTTTGGAAGCGCTAACCAAGGTTGGTGGAGAAGAGGGTTGGCTTCGCAAAAAGCCAAACCAGCTTTCAGGTGGGCAACAACAGCGGGTCGCCATAGCCAGAGCCATTGTTGGAAACCCTGTTGTCCTTTTGGCGGATGAGCCCACTGGAAACTTGGACAGAGCCTCAGCTAAACTGGTTGTGGAAACATTCCTAAACCTAAACAAGGCTGGACACACCGTGGTGGTTGTCACTCATGACCCAGAAGTGGCGAACTGCATGGATAAAATATATGTCATAAGAGATGGAGAAATTATAGGCGAATTTCCAGCCAAAAAGTCGGAATCCCTTATAAGCAAGGGATAA